CGTGATTTGGAAGATGTTAACCAGTTTGGTAAGCAACTTAATTGAgttaatcttattatataaagtagaGTTTCTTCTCTCCAGGACCCTCCACATCAGCAGACACGTCACAAATTCGGCTCACAAGAGCCTGACACGTGTCCCTTCTTGCAATACACTGCGTTTCATTAATGAGACATTGGGCTCCTGCATTCCATTGTTTGTTTTGATTACCGAGTTAAGCCTGATACCCAGAGGCCCATATATTGTTCATGAACAACACGTTGTTTTAAGGTTTGGCCTCTTCTTAACACCAAAAAAGAGTTCTTCTGCGTTGTTccgtttcctcttcttcttttttttttatcactgtTCCGTTTCCTCTTCTAATCAGTTGAAAAACTGAGAGTTACAGATCAATGTGAAGCACTATCTGACATTAAAGGCGTGTCTACTCTCTGTAAGAAGGTGTATCTACACCTATATAAAGGTTATCATTCTTCACTTGAATATCTATACATGTCCGTTTCTTCTCGATCAGACCAAGCTCTCTCTACTTTACGGTTATATGGAAGCGATCTCTGCTTCActtcaaaaccctaatcttatCCCCAAGATCTCTCACTCTTCTGGTCCTCTTTCTGCAACCACCGTGGAGATTCCGAAGCCTGCTTTCGTTTCTGTAGAGAAGGTGCCGGCTAAATCTCCAACGAAAAGATCCTCTgtgtctgataatggaggagacgAGACTGATTTGCCAACCACCACGAGTGAGATCATTCTTTCAAGATGCTAAGTGAGTTACTGGAAACTGGGATCTGAAACAATCCGAGGCAAAACAGATCGGGATTCGGCGATAGTTCATGGTTAGATCCTCTAAAGCTCGAATCTTTATTTCAGTTATGCACTTTATGTAAGCTTATTGCTTTGGTTTTGTAATAAGGTATAGGGAGATGAGTGATTGATTGTTTAATGTGTGCTATTGTTTTACTTATAGAGACAAAGAGGAGAAAGTGGCTTGAAGATAACTCAGAAACAACTACTAACggtttttttctctttgataCCTCGATTATCCAATGGTGGGCATGGATGAAGCAATATCATCACAAGAATATCAACTCATCAATTAACGGTgaaatttgaagtttttgtCTTGCAGGTCGTGCTGCAGTGATAGGGTTCTTCATGGCTTACACTTTTGTTCCTGTCATGAATCCGGATTTTTTTTCGTATTGAAATCTAGAGGTCTGTTTGAAATTTGTAGGTTGAAAAAGGGTTTAAAGATGTTGTCCAAGAGATTGAATCTGAAGTTAGCTGCAAGCTGGAGGAAGGTAAACCTGGGATGCCATTAGATAAGAGATTCATCACGAGTTTATTGAGTTTATACCTTCTGTGCTTTCAGTTTTCACCAGAAGGATAGGGTAAGCAGCAATGAGAATTTTTCTTCCCTGTAGAAGAAGCTTagcttatttataaataagaataaAGAAATGAAAAGAGATTAATTGGTTTGCGTTTGGCCTCTAACAGAGACGATACACCAGGTTGCAGCATGTGATTTTTGAGTTAGAAGCTTCAGAATTGGTTGGATCAATTAATAGACCACGTGCCTGGCCAGCCTTTCGAGCGTATGGTTTGGAGTTAACTGAAGTGCTGAGTAATCTTACAGATTGGAAGGTGAATATGGTGATAAGAGAGGCTAACTGGGGTGCTTTCTTGATTGCTCAAAGCGTGACAAAGGAGATGAGACTTCAGTCCTATGTGGCCCAGGGTAACCTTCTTTGTTACATGGTTTGCTTGCAGAGGAAGGTACGGGGAACAGCGTGTAACAGATGATGGTGGAGTTGAATGTCTATGGTGAAGCTATGTGTTTTTGGAGAGAAGGTGGAGTTTTAAGCTCTTAGCGTTTCTATTcgctttttagtttttagtgtaATTTCAATTGTTGTTTGAGGTTCCTTTTGAATCTTTATGGTGTTTTTGACACTTTCCATTTCCTcaagagtaaaaaaaattggtttgtgTTTCATGGCCTGATTTGTAAgatttaaatataaagttttggtCTTTTGGGTGGTAGTTTGCTTAAGAATTTGTCATTTAGTTTGATTTTCGTCTAACCTTTCATTTGTAATGGCTTtccataaattggtttggtGGACAAAAGTTTTCAGttgttttggtcattttgactTGCCTTATAAATAGCAACACTTAATTATTGGTTAAACACTTAAACTAAATAGTAACACTTAAATTATTGGTTAAACTATAATCATTTAACCAATTTTTATAGTAACAATCTAGCTAGAGAATTTTTCATGTCTGACCATTAATTTCTTACTTATACCATCATCTCTATAGTGTTATATTATAGAACCCTCAACAAACTATAAGTTCTAAAATTTTCAGATTTATTAGGCAGAAAACAATAAagtaatagtttaaaatttgtatactaacttattttaatacataattctaacatatatatattcaaaaaaaattaagaattcgACCTAAAAATGGTGTCCAACGTCTGTGATGAAGGGATGGTCATCTCATACAGAACAAGCTTATGGGGGGGGACAGAAAATGacttctcataggagtttgtattattttcagttttaagGGTTGCGTAGATGAAGATTTGATTTATGCTCGCATAATCTTCGATTCACAATTGTTATAAAAGTTTGTGGTGTGTGATTATTATGATTTAAACTTATGGAATAAGAGAGAAGAGTCTCATCATACCTTACTATTGGCACACATGTGTTTATCGCGATAGGTTTGCGGGTAGTTCGTAGGGATTTCAGAATATGTTCGCAAAcataattcataaattataacctaacatgatatttataaatattaaacagCAACAATTAATATCTTATTTTAAGCtacttgctttttttttaaagaaaaatacaataaattggattttcttctaattatttaaattataaaatttaagaagaattatattaaaaatctattaaattcaaaaaaattaaatattttgaacacagtgaaataaatatatttgttttcatatagtaacaaatatataatttcgaaaataaaaaaatagtcaaATATGTAGTAAAAATagtgaaaattattattaaaataaaccaaaaatttcatgtaaattttaaatatatttttttatttgcttatccgcccgtagggcggatcCGACCctagtattaatatatatattcgatTTCCAAAATAATAAAAGGTTTTTCATTACATTTACTGTAAAATGAATATATGGCAATGAAtagtgaaaaaaatattaattgaccACATAATTCTTAATAAAGGTAATTCATTATGGTAAAATCCGCGAATTGTGTAAGTTATTTTAAGACTAGATTTGCGATTTTTATTTTCACATTAAATgacatatatacaaattttttaatagatattttTCATCTTAAGAAATGTAAGGCATGGTTCTACTATATAAACACCAAGGTATGCAGTTCTAATCTGCATTCTAATCATAAACTAAATTTTCTGCAATAAAATTTAGGCTTTCTTTTGCAAAAATGgttggttttgattttgttgGTGAGAGGCAAATGGTAGATTCACAAAACTCTTCTTTAAAGATCTGTCTCCATACGTAAAGAAGATGTTATTAACATACTTTCTTACATAGACAAAAGAAATTGtagaaagtgttttttttttcttcggtATCTTGTGTCTAACGtgaatatatttatagtttggTTTTCACTCCTTCACGTATTCAGAATATATTGAAACGGTGTTGATATTTCCACtcgagttattcttgggttcaccaaccaataagatttcattatttcaaattcaatatcttttagaaaagaaaacaaaatattgtcaagatatattttgtttttaaaataaaaaggttaaaaaaattagaaaaaaatattagttagaGAAACacgaatttaaaataaaatgtttttatcgtcgtcagcaaaacactaaaccctaaatcctaatctctaaaccctaaatcataaaccctataaACCCTTGggcaaactctaaacccttggataatttatactctaaatcaaaaacactaaatcttaaaaccctaaacccttgagtgtttagtgtttttgatttgaagtttaggatttatccaagggtttaagctttacccaagggtttaggatttagggattaggatttagggtttagtattttgctgaggacgttaaaaatatatttttttagttactactttttttaatttatttatttttacctttttattttaaaaatataatataacttatagcttgagaaaatattttgttttcttttttaaaagatttcgaatataaaataacacaatcctattggttggtgaatctagaggttcacccctagggtgaacccaagaataagtctttcCACTCCTTATTATACTATATTTCACTGGCGGTTCAAATATTTATTGAAGCCTAACCCAACTTCTttgtatgtttatatttttttttgtacatacATTTTTTCATTATTAGAAAAATTACAAATGGGCAATACTACCCTAATATGTGTATTTTATATTACATTTACACATGAATGAATATTGTATTTACTATGtattttaatacaatatataattattaaaaacttacaatattgttttgtttcGTACCGAGATAAGATTCATGCAAATGTTAAGAGAGATTGATAAATCAATTCGACCCTTTCCTAGTTCAAAGGAAAACAAATGTGAAGAAATATTTGGTAAATCATTTCGTTCAATCGttcattatataaaatgtaatattGTGACTATGACTTTTATATTTCTAATACCTatagattaaaaattataatttcttcTAATCCATTCATTCTGCGCATGGCGCGGATTAtcacctaatatatatatatttatttatttatttttaaatagaaaatccGGTTGAACTGGTCCGACCACTCAACCAGCAGCTATACCGAATCGGTATTcgatccggttttaaaaacattgtttAGTCCAGACCGGTCCTGGTCCGAACCAGTATGTCTCAATTAATCATAGCCAGTCCTTGCTAACTGAGGATCTATTGAGAGGCATGGATTATAAAAGCAAGATCACTAGATAATGATTTAACTATTTGTTAAGACAGCTAATCATGTGTTCATGTTTGGGTGTCCACacataattaatttgataatgGTACTTTATCTAATCGGGTAGGAGAATCACCTCATGTGAGATTCGTTGGGAAAACGACACATCTTGCCGGTTCATCTTTACTCACCTTTGACTACAGTGTAAAGCCACAAGAAACTGAGAAAGGACCATCTCTAATGCTTCTACTTGCATCCTTGTGATAAAGTTTCTTCCGACAAATCCGTAACCTCATAAGCAGAAACCCACCACAGGTTTTAACTTTTCCGACAAAAGAACAAGATGTCAAACGAGGGAGGTGAcggtaacaacaacaacatagaATACATGATCAGCCCCAAAACAAGAAAACCACCTCCGATTCTATTACCCTTACCTGAAAACGACGAAGTCACTATTCCGATGACACCGTCCGAGTTCAAAGACCGTTTAATCTTCGGACCCTCGCCGCGAGACTCCTCTCAATACTTCCATTCACTCTCTCAGAAACACTCGCCgtcctcctccgccgccgccgcaGACACCTTCCCCGACTCCTCACCGCTAGATCCCCTCCTCACTCCACAACAGCAGCACGGCCATCCACTCCACCGATCCAAAACCGCGCCGGCGATGGCCATAATCGACGATCTCCACCACCCAATGCATCAGCAAATCAAACTCGAGCCATCATCACGTTCTGTAGTAAGACAAGCTTTTGCTCTACTCGTCGTCTACCTCTCCTTAGGCGTCCTTATCTACTGGATGAACCGTGACCACTACGTAGTGAATCAAACCCATCCCGTCGTTGATGGGTTATACTTTTGCATCGTTACAATGTGCACCATAGGTTACGGAGACATCACACCAAACAGTGTCGTTACTAAGCTCTTCTCGATCATGTTCGTTCTCGTTGGGTTCGGTTTTATCGATATTTTGCTTAGCGGGATGGTCTCTTACGTTCTTGACCTTCAAGAGAGCTACATGTTAGACTCTGCTAAGCGGAGGGAGGAGCCTGATAAGAGAAGATCGTATATTATCGATGTGAAGAAGGGAAGGATGAGGATTAGGTTGAAAGTGGCGTTGGCTTTAGGTGTTGTGGTttcatgcattgctcttggtgTTGGGATTATGCATTTTATCGAGAAGATTGATTGGTTGGATTCGTTTTATCTCTCGGTTATGTCGGTTACTACTGTTGGGTATGGAGACAGGGCGTTTAAGACGTTGCCTGGTAGGCTTTTCGCTGCAGTATGGCTGCTTGTGTCTACGTTAGCCGTGGCTCGGGCTTTCTTGTACTTGGCTGAGGCGAGAGTTGATAAGAGGAATAGGGAGAGGGCTAAGAGAGTGCTGTGTGAGACAATGTCTGTCTCTCAGTTCTTTGCTGCTGATATTGATAACAATGGTTGTGTCAGGTATGTGACTCATTCTTTGACACACTCCTTTAACTTTCTAATGAATCTTTAGCTCTAGTCTGATATAtccttttttttgtgtgtgtgtgtttgtagtAAAGCAGAGTATGTGATTTACAAACTCAAGGAGATGGAGAAAATAACAGATAAAGACATAACACCGATCTCAAAACAGTTTGACAAACTCGACCGGTGCAGCAATGGAAAGATTACTCTTGTAGATCTCTTGGATAGTAGCTGTGGTGATTGATCCTCTGCAATGTTTTGGTTTAGCTTGGTTTACAGTCGTTGCAAGTTACAACCTGATCAGATGATGCTAATGAGTAAATGATACTTGACGAGGAGCCTGCTCTCTGGTTTACCTAAACCGGGTCTTGATTATGTGGTTGGTCTTGTTGCCTTGCGTAATTGGTTAAGCGACTATTCACTCGTCCAATTTATATAAACTTGGGTGCTTATGGTAACATGTATATAAGCAAGAGAACTAATgggaataaaaaaaaggaaacagtggtatacatatctaaaaatagtatttttttctaGTAGTGAATATCACAATTTCAGCTTT
The sequence above is drawn from the Brassica napus cultivar Da-Ae chromosome A8, Da-Ae, whole genome shotgun sequence genome and encodes:
- the LOC106359643 gene encoding two-pore potassium channel 3-like — its product is MSNEGGDGNNNNIEYMISPKTRKPPPILLPLPENDEVTIPMTPSEFKDRLIFGPSPRDSSQYFHSLSQKHSPSSSAAAADTFPDSSPLDPLLTPQQQHGHPLHRSKTAPAMAIIDDLHHPMHQQIKLEPSSRSVVRQAFALLVVYLSLGVLIYWMNRDHYVVNQTHPVVDGLYFCIVTMCTIGYGDITPNSVVTKLFSIMFVLVGFGFIDILLSGMVSYVLDLQESYMLDSAKRREEPDKRRSYIIDVKKGRMRIRLKVALALGVVVSCIALGVGIMHFIEKIDWLDSFYLSVMSVTTVGYGDRAFKTLPGRLFAAVWLLVSTLAVARAFLYLAEARVDKRNRERAKRVLCETMSVSQFFAADIDNNGCVSKAEYVIYKLKEMEKITDKDITPISKQFDKLDRCSNGKITLVDLLDSSCGD